The following are encoded together in the Gadus chalcogrammus isolate NIFS_2021 chromosome 2, NIFS_Gcha_1.0, whole genome shotgun sequence genome:
- the lmx1al gene encoding LIM homeobox transcription factor 1-alpha, with translation MLPTEASGGVCFPSSDHTEGRREGMKTEETQSCLQQPPSTTPFGSEYGGGGEVCAGCESPIADRFLLRVNERSWHETCVKCSVCLSTLSGTCYCRDRLLYCKHDYEKLFVRKCSACLQVIGRSELIMRVLGQVYHLGCFSCCECERRLQRGDEFVLKEGQLLCRVDYEKEREMLAAISPAPTESVKSEDEDGGGGSGGGKGGDEGKDHKRSKRPRTILTTQQRRAFKASFEVSSKPCRKVRETLAAETGLTVRVVQVWFQNQRAKMKKIARRQQQQQQQQEQEQMAGGRRGPNRGGRQSNDDSEDGSSTHGMDGLLGYPSLPRQQLLALDPNIYGGEPFRHGLTPPQLTNEQLHAYESETVFHDLDSDGSLGHLGDCLLATGVESGLLAGRVGNPIDRLYSMQNSYFTS, from the exons ATGCTGCCGACCGAGGCTTCAGGAGGAGTGTGTTTCCCGTCAAG TGATCACAccgaaggaaggagagaggggatgaaAACAGAAGAGACCCAATCATGTTTGCAACAACCACCATCAACGACCCCATTCG GCTCGGAgtacggtggaggtggagaggtgtGTGCGGGCTGCGAGTCGCCCATCGCCGACCGCTTCTTGCTGCGAGTGAACGAGCGCTCGTGGCACGAGACGTGCGTCAAGTGCTCCGTGTGTCTCAGCACGCTCAGCGGGACCTGCTACTGCAGAGACCGCCTGCTCTACTGCAAACACGACTACGAAAA GCTGTTTGTGAGGAAGTGCAGTGCGTGCCTGCAGGTGATTGGCCGCTCGGAGCTGATCATGCGCGTGCTGGGCCAGGTGTACCACCTGGGCTGCTTCAGCTGCTGTGAGTGCGAGCGGCGTCTGCAGAGGGGCGATGAGTTTGTGCTGAAGGAAGGCCAGCTGCTGTGCCGCGTGGACTacgagaaggagagggaaatGCTGGCGGCCATCAGTCCCGCCCCGACAGAGTCAG TGAAGAGCGAGGAtgaggacggcggcggcggctccggcggggggaagggCGGCGACGAAGGGAAGGACCACAAGCGGTCCAAGCGGCCGCGCACCATCCTGACCACGCAGCAGCGCCGAGCCTTCAAGGCCTCCTTCGAGGTGTCCTCCAAACCCTGCCGCAAG GTGAGGGAGACTCTGGCCGCCGAGACGGGACTGACGGTGCGGGTGGTGCAGGTGTGGTTTCAGAACCAGAGAGCGAAG ATGAAGAAGATAGCCCgtcgacagcagcagcagcagcagcagcaggagcaggagcagatggctgggggccggcgggggcccAACAGGGGGGGCCGACAGAGCAACGATGACAGCGAAG atggcTCCAGTACTCACGGGATGGACGGGCTTCTGGGGTATCCCTCGTTGCCACGGCAGCAGCTTCTGGCCCTGGACCCCAACATATATGGAGGGGAGCCCTTCAGACACGGGCTTACACCTCCTCAGCTGACCAATGAGCAGCTCCACGCCTATG aATCCGAGACGGTGTTCCACGATCTGGACAGCGACGGGAGCCTCGGTCACCTTGGCGACTGTCTCTTGGCAACAGGGGTGGAGAGTGGTCTCCTTGCAGGACGGGTGGGAAACCCAATCGACCGTCTCTACTCCATGCAGAACTCCTACTTCACCTCCTGA
- the LOC130371879 gene encoding coiled-coil-helix-coiled-coil-helix domain-containing protein 5, translating to MQAAMNITAKYCQKEMEEYGSCVASNPSTWQHHCHELKMKVANCTSSHPVIQKIRSSCSKEFVQFEHCLRENQADPTSCQPHIARFLGCAETVDLSGAEATIETPVPQPT from the exons AT GCAGGCTGCCATGAATATTACGGCAAAGTATTGCCAAAAAGAGATGGAGGAATATGGGTCTTGTGTGGCCTCCAACCCGTCGACATGGCAGCATCACTGTCATGAACTCAAGATGAAGGTCGCCAACTGCACATCTTCACA CCCAGTGATCCAGAAAATAAGGTCAAGCTGTTCGAAAGAATTTGTACAATTTGAGCACTGTCTCCGGGAAAACCAAGCCGACCCTACCTCCTGCCAGCCACACATAGCACGTTTCCTGGGTTGCGCGGAGACGGTCGATCTCAGTGGAGCAG AAGCCACAATCGAGACCCCAGTACCTCAGCCTACCTAG